The following proteins are encoded in a genomic region of Oncorhynchus kisutch isolate 150728-3 linkage group LG6, Okis_V2, whole genome shotgun sequence:
- the LOC109882225 gene encoding LIM domain-containing protein 2 isoform X1 has product MDMDNRNAPEDKPVQRSKSFSFKTPREVCSSCEKTVYPMERLVANNLIFHSACFCCKHCNTKLSLGTFAALSGDFYCKPHFQQLFKSKGNYDEGFGRKQHKELWTSKEGENITKTA; this is encoded by the exons ATGGACATG GACAACAGAAATGCCCCTGAAGATAAACCTGTCCAGCGCTCCAAA TCCTTCAGCTTCAAGACACCAAGGGAGGTGTGCTCGTCATGTGAGAAGACCGTCTACCCCATGGAGAGATTGGTGGCTAACAACCTGATATTCCACTCGGCCTGTTTCTGCTGCAAACACTGCAACACCAAACTCAG CCTGGGCACATTTGCTGCCCTTTCGGGGGATTTCTACTGCAAGCCGCACTTCCAGCAGCTCTTCAAGAGCAAAGGCAACTATGATGAGGGCTTTGGCCGCAAGCAGCACAAGGAGCTTTGGACCTCCAAGGAGGGAGAGAACATAACTAAGACTGCGTAG
- the LOC109882225 gene encoding LIM domain-containing protein 2 isoform X2 — protein MDNRNAPEDKPVQRSKSFSFKTPREVCSSCEKTVYPMERLVANNLIFHSACFCCKHCNTKLSLGTFAALSGDFYCKPHFQQLFKSKGNYDEGFGRKQHKELWTSKEGENITKTA, from the exons GACAACAGAAATGCCCCTGAAGATAAACCTGTCCAGCGCTCCAAA TCCTTCAGCTTCAAGACACCAAGGGAGGTGTGCTCGTCATGTGAGAAGACCGTCTACCCCATGGAGAGATTGGTGGCTAACAACCTGATATTCCACTCGGCCTGTTTCTGCTGCAAACACTGCAACACCAAACTCAG CCTGGGCACATTTGCTGCCCTTTCGGGGGATTTCTACTGCAAGCCGCACTTCCAGCAGCTCTTCAAGAGCAAAGGCAACTATGATGAGGGCTTTGGCCGCAAGCAGCACAAGGAGCTTTGGACCTCCAAGGAGGGAGAGAACATAACTAAGACTGCGTAG
- the LOC109882225 gene encoding LIM domain-containing protein 2 isoform X3, translating into MSFSFKTPREVCSSCEKTVYPMERLVANNLIFHSACFCCKHCNTKLSLGTFAALSGDFYCKPHFQQLFKSKGNYDEGFGRKQHKELWTSKEGENITKTA; encoded by the exons TCCTTCAGCTTCAAGACACCAAGGGAGGTGTGCTCGTCATGTGAGAAGACCGTCTACCCCATGGAGAGATTGGTGGCTAACAACCTGATATTCCACTCGGCCTGTTTCTGCTGCAAACACTGCAACACCAAACTCAG CCTGGGCACATTTGCTGCCCTTTCGGGGGATTTCTACTGCAAGCCGCACTTCCAGCAGCTCTTCAAGAGCAAAGGCAACTATGATGAGGGCTTTGGCCGCAAGCAGCACAAGGAGCTTTGGACCTCCAAGGAGGGAGAGAACATAACTAAGACTGCGTAG